The following proteins come from a genomic window of Flavobacterium eburneipallidum:
- the lepA gene encoding translation elongation factor 4, with translation MKHIRNFCIIAHIDHGKSTLADRLLGATQTVTAREEKAQLLDNMDLERERGITIKSHAIQMEYKYKGEDYILNLIDTPGHVDFSYEVSRSIAACEGALLIVDAAQSIQAQTISNLYLALENDLEIIPVLNKVDLPSANPEEVSDDIIDLLGCKLEDIIHASGKTGFGVENILAAIIEKIPPPKGNKDEPLQALIFDSHYNPFRGIEVIFRVKNGEIKKGQKIKFMATGNEYFADEIGTLKLNQVPKNVISTGDVGYLISGIKEAKEVKVGDTLTDAKTPTTNMITGFEDVKPMVFAGIYPVDTEDFEELRASMEKLQLNDASLVFTAESSAALGFGFRCGFLGMLHMEIIQERLEREFDMTVITTVPNVSYLAYTKKNPETALVVNNPSDLPEPSSLDRVEEPYIKATIITKADFVGNVMSLCIEKRGLITNQTYLTTERVELNFDMPLAEIVFDFYDRLKTVSKGYASFDYAPIGMRTSKLVKLDVLLNAQSVDALSALIHESNAYNIGKKMCEKLRELIPRQQFDIPIQAAIGAKIIARETIKALRKDVTAKCYGGDISRKRKLLEKQKKGKKRMRLVGNVEIPQEAFMAVLKLND, from the coding sequence ATGAAACACATAAGAAATTTTTGCATTATTGCACACATTGACCACGGTAAAAGTACGCTTGCCGACAGACTTCTTGGCGCTACACAAACCGTTACGGCTCGTGAGGAAAAGGCTCAATTGCTTGACAATATGGACTTGGAACGCGAACGTGGGATTACCATAAAAAGTCACGCCATTCAGATGGAATACAAGTACAAAGGCGAGGATTATATCCTGAATTTGATTGATACTCCTGGACACGTGGATTTTTCGTATGAGGTTTCCCGTTCGATTGCGGCTTGTGAAGGGGCTCTTTTGATTGTAGATGCTGCGCAAAGTATTCAGGCACAAACGATTTCGAATTTGTATTTGGCTTTGGAAAACGACTTGGAGATTATTCCAGTTTTGAATAAAGTGGATTTACCAAGTGCCAATCCTGAAGAAGTTAGCGATGATATTATTGATTTATTGGGTTGCAAACTGGAGGATATTATTCACGCTTCGGGGAAAACTGGTTTTGGTGTCGAAAATATTTTGGCTGCCATTATTGAGAAAATCCCACCTCCTAAAGGAAATAAAGACGAACCATTACAAGCTTTGATTTTTGACTCACATTACAATCCATTCCGTGGAATTGAGGTTATTTTCCGTGTGAAAAACGGAGAAATCAAAAAGGGTCAGAAGATTAAATTTATGGCTACTGGAAATGAATATTTTGCGGATGAAATTGGTACGTTGAAACTAAATCAAGTGCCAAAAAATGTCATTTCGACTGGAGATGTGGGTTATTTGATTTCGGGAATTAAAGAGGCGAAAGAAGTAAAAGTAGGGGATACACTTACGGATGCCAAAACGCCAACTACAAATATGATTACAGGTTTCGAAGATGTGAAACCAATGGTTTTTGCCGGAATTTATCCAGTGGACACCGAAGATTTTGAAGAGTTGCGTGCTTCGATGGAAAAATTGCAATTAAACGACGCTTCTTTAGTATTTACTGCCGAAAGTTCTGCGGCTTTAGGTTTTGGTTTTCGTTGCGGATTCTTGGGAATGTTGCACATGGAAATCATCCAGGAGCGATTGGAACGTGAGTTCGATATGACTGTGATTACTACGGTTCCCAACGTTTCGTATTTGGCTTACACCAAGAAAAATCCTGAAACTGCACTTGTAGTCAACAATCCTTCTGATTTGCCAGAGCCTTCTAGTTTAGACCGAGTAGAAGAGCCTTATATCAAAGCGACTATCATTACCAAAGCTGATTTTGTTGGGAATGTAATGAGTTTGTGTATCGAAAAACGAGGATTAATTACCAATCAAACTTATTTGACCACCGAAAGAGTGGAATTGAATTTCGATATGCCATTGGCCGAAATTGTATTCGATTTTTACGACCGATTGAAGACGGTTTCCAAAGGATATGCTTCTTTTGACTATGCTCCAATTGGAATGCGTACTTCTAAATTAGTAAAATTAGACGTTTTATTGAATGCCCAATCCGTGGATGCCCTTTCTGCCTTGATTCACGAAAGCAATGCTTACAATATTGGTAAAAAAATGTGTGAGAAATTGCGTGAACTGATTCCGAGACAGCAATTTGATATTCCGATTCAGGCGGCAATTGGTGCTAAAATCATTGCCCGTGAAACGATAAAAGCCTTACGTAAAGACGTTACCGCCAAATGTTATGGTGGAGATATTTCCCGTAAACGTAAATTATTGGAAAAACAGAAAAAAGGTAAAAAACGCATGAGACTGGTTGGAAATGTTGAGATTCCTCAAGAAGCGTTTATGGCTGTTTTGAAATTGAATGACTAG